One Diospyros lotus cultivar Yz01 chromosome 1, ASM1463336v1, whole genome shotgun sequence genomic window carries:
- the LOC127806883 gene encoding ABC transporter I family member 1: MSLRRPPIPRLLLNNVSCMRNAQQILRHVNVSLHDGGALVLTGTNGSGKTTFLRMLAGFSKPSAGEILWNGHDITESGIFHQYKLQLNWLSLKDAIKDKFTVLDNVQWFEVLEGKQGKSLPALELMGLGRLAKEKARMLSMGQRKRVQLARLLAIDRPIWLLDEPSVALDDDGVKLLEYIIAEHRRKGGIVIVATHLPIAIEDAMYMRLPPRFPRRMTLVDMLDRGG; the protein is encoded by the coding sequence ATGTCTCTCCGAAGACCTCCAATCCCTCGGCTTCTCCTCAACAATGTTTCTTGCATGAGAAATGCCCAACAAATTCTGCGACATGTAAATGTCTCACTGCATGATGGTGGTGCGCTTGTGCTGACAGGAACCAATGGGTCAGGGAAAACTACTTTCCTACGCATGTTAGCTGGGTTCTCCAAACCTTCAGCTGGAGAGATCCTCTGGAATGGTCATGATATAACTGAATCGGGAATTTTCCACCAGTACAAGCTTCAGCTTAACTGGCTCTCTCTGAAGGATGCCATCAAAGACAAGTTCACAGTCCTCGACAATGTGCAGTGGTTTGAAGTTCTTGAAGGCAAGCAAGGCAAGTCTCTCCCTGCTTTGGAACTGATGGGTCTTGGGAGATTggcaaaagaaaaggcaagAATGCTCTCGATGGGCCAAAGGAAGAGGGTGCAGCTTGCTAGATTGTTGGCGATTGATCGGCCGATTTGGTTGCTTGATGAGCCTTCAGTGGCACTGGATGATGACGGGGTGAAGCTGCTTGAGTACATTATAGCAGAGCATCGAAGGAAAGGTGGGATCGTCATCGTGGCAACACATTTGCCAATTGCAATTGAGGATGCCATGTACATGAGGTTGCCACCAAGGTTTCCAAGAAGGATGACCTTGGTAGACATGCTTGATCGAGGTGGTTAG